In Natronobacterium texcoconense, the genomic window GACGGCCGGAATCGACAGTTCCTCGCCCGTTAGCGCCCGCTCGACTCGAGCGAACAGCTCGTCCCCGTCCAGGACGATCCGGACGACCTCGTCGGTCGGAAACGCGTCGCGGTCGTCCGCCGGAATCGATAGTCGAACACCGGTTGCCGTTTCGGTACACGTCGTACGGACCGTCCGGACCGACGGATGGTCGCTCGAGACTCTGTCTCCCATGTATGCGTTCTCGAGAAATCGTCTTCGGTCAGTTACTCGTCGTCTTCGCCGAGCAGTTCGTCGACGTCGGTGCTTCCGCGTTCGACGATCGAGGCGTTGACCTGTGCGACGGCGTCCGAAAGTTCGCGACCGCGCACCGTGATACGGCGACGCTCGCCGTCGCGACTCGGGTGGTATCCCGTCTGGCGCTCGCTCATGAGCACTTCCTTCAGGTTCGCTCCGGGGACGTCTCCGTTGAGGGGACGGCCGGCTTCGTCGGAGCCACCGGTGATCTCGAGGGTGTAGCCGTCGAGTCCGACGGCGTCGCCCTCGACTTCTTCGCCGATCGACTTGCCGATAAACCGGTTTGCATCCTGTTCTTCGGCCTCGAGCTGGTAGGTCATCCCGGAGTCGGGATCACCGACGACGACAGTGAAACTTGCCATGCACGACGGAAGGCGGTCGTGGCTCAAAAGAACATCGTTTCCCAACGAACTTTTGCTCTGTCGTTCGGAAGACGCTACGCGTCTTCCGTGATGACGAAAGGCGCTTCGCGCCTTTCGAACCACGGGCGCGGCTCCGCCGCGCCCTCGGCAAAATCTCGAGAGAGCGAAGCTCTCTCGGACCTCGCGGGAGCTTCGCTCCCGCTTAGCTTCGATGAAAAGCCTTCTCCCTCCGTTCCGGCCCGCGTTGCGGGCCGTCACATCGGTCGTCGGCCCGCTCGCTCGGCCTGACTCACGGCCTCCGGCCGTTCGTCGTTGCGCGGCGCGTAGCGCCGCGATTTCGGCCTCGCTCGCGGTGAGTATCGGTGAGGGCCTGCCCTCCCCCGAGTCGCGACCTCGCCGGATTCGGCGAGGTCGCTCCCGGCCATCGAGATGCCCTCTATTGTTGTTCCTACTCGAACAGTCAAGTACGCTGCCGTCCTACAGTTAGGCGTGTTCATCGATCCCGACCGCCTCGAGACGCGCCTGCGCGAGGAGTTCGACGGCACGACCGAGGAGCGACGCGTCGTCGTGCGCCAGGCCGTCGACCTCGCGGATTCGGGTCAGTACCGGGACGACGCCGGCGGTCCGCTGACGAACGACGTCGTCGTCTCGGAACTCGGTGATGCACCGGACGGGACGCCCGCGGATCGGTGGAACTGGTGGATCGGCTCACTCGAGATTGCCTACGGCGATTACGCCCGGTTCAGGATCGATCGATATCCGGCGTAGACAATAACGAAACGCATTTTACAGGTTCCTGACCAACTATTCAGTTAGTGACCGATCCGGACGTTCGCGACGCGATCATGAAAGCGACCTACGAGGCGGTGTGTGAGTACGGGTACACCGATCTGACCGCCCAGGATATCGCCGACCGGACTGACAAGAGCAAGTCCCTGCTGTTCTATCACTATGACTCGAAGGAGGATCTCGTCGCCGACTTCGTCGACTACCTCGTCGAGTGGTTCGGCGATCGATTCGAAGAAACCGAGGAGTTACCGCCGACCCAGCGGCTGGCAACGTTCGTCGACTGGTTCCTCTACGGTTCGACCGACGCCGACGAGCGACAGTCGATTCACACGGCGATGCTCGAGATCCGAACGCAGGCGCCACACAACGAACAATACCGCGAACAGCTCCGTCGGAGCGACGATCTGTTGCGAGAGATTCTCGAAGAGATCCTGCGTGACGGCATCGAGGCCGGCGAGTTCGAGGATCACGATCCCGAAGAGACGGCGGCACTCCTGATCGCCACACTCGATGGGGCACGCATTCGCCAGCTCACGCTCGAGCGCGACGACTACGTCGAGCAGGTTCGCTCGGCGATCGTCTCGCGAATCTTCGCGGATATACTGGCCGACGGCGTCTCGTTCCCGGCCGACTCCCCCGCTGTCGACGAACTGGACCGTTCGGCGAACACCTCCATTTCCGATGCTATCGACGACCCGTCCGACGAGGCGAGTAGACAATGAGTGAACACACCCTTTCGACCGAGACAGAACACACTGGTACTGCCTCTCCACAACTGGCGTCGCCGGTCCGACGGATCGTTTCCGATTCGGTTCCTCCGCAATCCCGTTCCGTCCCGGCAACGCTCTGTACCGTCGCGGCCGAAATCGCGGCTGGATCGACGGCCGACTCGAGCGATCCGTCGGCCGAGATCGTCGACCCCGTCGTAAGCGCCGTCACTTCGCTCGAGGGGTACGTCCGTATCAGGCACGATCTGGTGGCGACGAACCGGTACGCCGCCGAAACGGACGAACGTGACGCGGCACTGCTTGCAAGTGACTACCTCCACGCCGCAGCGTACGCGGCGGTCGACGACGCACCGATCTCCGACCGTCGCTCGATCGAGTTGTACCGGATCCTGACCGGGGGATCGACCGCGCTCTCCCGTGGATTCCTCGAGTGGGGAGACACCGGGACCGACGCGGACACTGACGACGACCATCAGCGATCACGACCGACGGCGATCCTCGCCGGTGTCGCGGCCGAACTGGGGGCGACAGCCCTCGGTGCGACGAACGAGACGCGGTCGGCGACGAAGAACTACGGTCGATCACTGGGGTCGGCGCTTGCGATTCGATCGTCGTCTTCGGACCCGATCGACGACGTCCACGGGCTAACGGCCCGCATCCTCTCCGGACACACCTCGTCCAGCGAGACTGACGGTCGCTCCGTCCACCAGGACGGCATCGAGAGTCGATCGAGTTCGTCAGCCATCGTCCCAGCCCCGGTCGAACGACATCTCGAGCAGGCACGCGAGACGCTCGAACGGCTCGAGGCGGCAGCAGACGTCGGTCTCGAGCGATCGGACGGCGATGAAACTGGACTGACGGCCGGTCGGTCCCCGTCGCCGCTGGATCGACTCGAGCGAGCGACGCGGGTTCCGTTCCAGACGATCGAACTATGATTGGATTCACGCGCCCGATCTGGCCTGCCTACCCCCTGTCGGTCTTCGTCGCCGGCCTGGGACACTGCTATCTGGGTCACTGGAAACGCGGAGTGATCTGGTTCCTGCTGTACGTGCTCTCGCTTGCGTTCCTGAGTGCCCGAACGGTTTCGGGTGCGTTCGAACTAGACGCGCCGTTCGTCGTCACCGCATTACAGTTCGAGCAGGTCGCTTTTACCGACGTCGCGCTCCCGCTTTCCGTTCTGATCGTCTGTCTGCTCGACGTCTATCTCATCGGGCTCTCGAAACGAACCGGAGCGACCGCGGGGGCAGAACCCCATTCGAACGGCTCCTGAACGGATCGCTGCTTGGGTCGCGTCGGAACTGACTTCCAGCAGACCGTCTGAGTCGGACGTGTGACCGCCTCGAAAAGCGGATACAAGACAACTGGTTGATAGAACGTGCTATTTTTGTAGTGGCCCGCCGAACGTCTCGTATGGGCCGTCTCGGTACGCTTCTCCTCAAGGGAATCGGCGTCTTCGTTCTCGCATTCATCGTACTGAGTGTCATCGCGACGATCGTGGGCATCGCGTTCTCGATCGTTGCAACCATCTTCTCGATCCTCGTCACCGTCGTCGTACTGGGGCTGTTCGCGCTGGCTGTGCTCGGACTGGTGTCGTTGCTCCGGAGTGAGTCGTCGGCCGGCCGAACGTCCGACGTCGACGTCCCCTCGAGTGATCGATCCCGAAAGGACCCGCAGTCCCGATTGCGCGACCAGTACGTCGCAGGCGAGCTGTCCGAAGCCGAGTTCGAACGCGAACTGGACCGAATGCTCGAGCGAGACGACACCGCCGATCGATCCGGGATCGACCGCTCGCGCGATCTCGATCGGACGAAGCGCTAGGAGTTCGTCGCCTCTCTCGATCCGACCGGACATAGCGAAGTCGGAATCAACGGAGGCAAACACCTCGAGTCGTAACGCCCGCTATGGACGTCGAGTTTCTCGGGGGTGCACGCGAGATCGGTCGAAGCGCGATCCTCGTCGACGACAGTCTCTTGCTGGATTTCGGGATGGATTCGGGGAATCCACCGTCGTTTCCGATCGACGAGGTCGACCCAGAGGCCGTGGTCGTTAGCCACGGCCACCTCGATCACGTCGGCTCGATCCCGACGCTGCTGTCGGGTGACGCTCGACCGACGATTCACTGGACGCGACCGACGAACGAACTCACGGGGGTACTCGCTCGCGATACGCTTCGACTCCACGGCGGCACCTACGACTGTCCGTTCACCGAGACCGAGGTCGCCCGCCTCGCCCAGGTCTCGGAAACCCACGGCTACCGCGACCCCTTCGAGGCTGCCGGCTACGAGGTCACCTTCTTCGACGCAGGGCACGTGCCGGGTAGCGCACACGTTCTGATCGACGACGGCGACACCCGCTTGCTCTACACCGGCGACTTCCACACCGAAGAGCAGCGACTGCTCTCCGGAACGACCGCCCGCCCCGACGCCGACGTCGTGATCTGTGAGAGCACCTACTCCGACGTCAGTCGGCCGCCACGCGAGGAGATCGAGGCCGAGTTCGTCGAGAGCATCGAGGAGACGATCTGGGGCGGCGGTACCGTCGTCGTCCCCGCGTTCGCGATCGGCCGCACCCAGGAAGTACTCTGTCTCTGCGAGGAACACGACCTCGAGTGTTACGTCGACGGGATGGGCAAACGCGTCACCGAAATCTTCCTACGGGAAGGCAACCGCGAGTTTCTCCGCGATCCCGACCTCCTGCGGCGAGCGAAGGGCAACGCCCGATTCGTCGACGGTCGCGACGGGCAGCGGAAACGCATCGCCGAGCAGAATACGGTGATCGTCACGACCAGCGGAATGCTCCACGGCGGCCCTGCGATGACTTACGTACCCGCAATTCGCTCCCATCCAGCCAACAAGATTGCCATGACGGGCTACCAGGTCGAGGGCACGCCCGGCCGCGAACTGCTCGAGACCGGTAGCGCGGTGATCGACGACCGCTCGATGCGCGTCAGCGCCCAGGTCGAACAGTACGACTTCTCCGCTCACGCCGACCGAGAAGGACTGCTCGACTTTCTCGACGCCTACCACGACAGCGAGGTGCTGGTCAACCACGGCGATCGATGCGAGGCGTTCGCCGAGGAGTTACGGGCCGACGGATTCGACGCGAGCGCACCGGAACTGGGGGAGCGACTCGAGGTGTAGCGGCCACCGCACGACCCAAATGGTTAAGTTTCTGTCGTGTATCGATCGGATCGATAGCATGAATCCGTACGTCCTCCCACTCTGTAGCGTCTTCGTCGCACTCGTCGCCGGCGTCCAGCGGCGATCGACCAACCTCCTCCTCGAACTGACCTCGACGGGACCGTCCACCGATTTCCAGGTCCTCCTCGGCGGCCGGTTCGCAGCGTTCGTGGCCGTCTACGGACTGCTGTTCGGCCTCGCGTATCTGGTCGGGACCCGTTCCACGACGACTGTCGACGATGTGACGATATCACTCCTGACCGGCGCCGTCGCGGCCGTCGTCTCGCTCGTCACCACGGGCCTGATCGACTGGTCGCTCGAGCCGAACTACGCGGATCCGGTCCTCGGCACGGTAGCCCTGATCGGTTCGTCCATCGGTACGGGCGTCCAGTTCGCAGTCGTCGCATTCGCCGGCATCGCGCTAGCCCGCCGACGGACCTGACCCCCTGTCGCTTTGATAGGGCTCGACCGCGAACGATTCGTATGTCGTCGCTCGAGCACCCAGTCCGGATCGGTCTCGCCACCCTACGAGCCGCTGGCTTCAGGCAGTTGCCGTTCGAATCGACGCCCGTCAGGGGTGGTCCCTGATGGCGACGGTCCTCGTCGCCTACGGCTCGAGCGAGGGTCAGACCGAGACGGTCGCCGAACGGATCGTCGAGGTTCTCGAGACGGAGGGTCTCGACGCGACGCTCGTCGACCTGAAACGTCGCTCTGGTGCCTTCGAACCGGCAACGGTCGACAGCATCGTCGTCGGCGCGTCGATTCACGCGGGCTCACACCAGCAGTACGTCGCCGACTTCGTTCGCGACCACCGCTCGACGCTGAACCGATGTCCGTCGGCGTTTTTCTCGCTCAGCCTCTCTGCGGCTTCCGAGGACGCCGAGGCGCAGGCGACCGCCGACGACCTGCTCGAGGAGTTTCTCGAGGAGACCGGCTGGAACCCGGACGGGACGCTGGCGGTCGCAGGCGCGCTCAAGTACAGCGAGTACGGCTTCTTCAAACGGTTCGTGATGCGCTGGATCGGTGGCAGGGCGAGTGGCGATACCGATACCTCACGGGACTACGAGTACACCGACTGGGACGAAGTCGAGTCGTTCGCACGGCAGTTCGCGACGTTGATTCGGACGGACGCCTGAGTGGGGTGGCTCCGTAGCACTTGCTTCCTCTATAGGCGTCGCCGTCGTAGTTCGGTGGACCATGCTGGGACCGCTCCTTCATCACTTCTCGCGACGCGACCGTACCGAATCGGCAAGCGACACGACCGATGAAACCGAACGAGAGTCGGAGGACGATTCGTTGCGGCGATGGCCGTGGCTCCTTTTCACCCTCTCGCTGTTCGCCGTCTACCACACCCGCCTTCGGCCGTGGCATCGCCGCTGGGGAACGACGCCTCGAGAAGCCGTGGGTACGCTTCCCGGCGACGAATTCCTCTCGGAGCCTGCGGATCGGGTCACACACGCGGTCGAGATCGACGCGACGCCCGGTGCCGTGTGGCAGTGGCTCGTCCAGATCGGCCAGAACCGTGGCGGTTTCTACAGTTACGACGTCCTCGAGAACCTGGTCGGTGCGGACATCCACACCGTCGACCGGATCGTCCCCGAGTACCAGAACCTGTCGGAGGGCGACGTGGTCAGGCTGGCTCCCGAGGACTACCCCGTCTCACGACCCGATTCCGCACCGGAGGTCGTTCGCCTCGAGGAGGAACGCGCGCTCGTCCTCCGCCCACCGGTCGAGGGAGAGACCTGGGTGTGGGCGTTCGTCTGCCGGGAGACCGACGACGGAACGACGCGACTCGTCGCTCGAATCAGTTCACCGGCGCCGTCGTCGCGACTCGAGGCCGTCGTCGGCTACCTGTTCTGGGAGCCAGCACACTTCGTCATGGAACGGAAGATGCTCCGCGAGATCAAACGGCGTGCACAACGGTGGGGTGAAACAGAGGGGGAGTCCGTCGATATCGAAGCGAGTCGCCGGTAGTGCGTTCCAATCGTCACCCGACCACTCGCCCCGAAACCGGCAGCCATTGCCGCGCCGCCAACGACTTTTCACCAGTTCGTGGTCCGACGGCTATGACGACCGATCCCGACGACCTCGAGTTGAGCGACGAGGAAGCCGACGCGCTCCACCACATGCAACTGGGAATCGAGTACGTTCACCGGGCGTACGGCTCGTTGCTCGAGTTCCACCACCAGCTCGGACACGCGATGGATCGGATGAGCGACGCCGAGGACGAACTCCGGGCGGCCGGCCACGAGGAGTGGGCCGACAGCCTCCAGAACGACCACCTGCCGGCGGGGGCGATCAGCGATCAGTGGACGTTCGAACTCGTCGAGGAGTTCTCGACGGAGTTCATGGACGACGTCGTCGCATTCGAGGACGCGGTCCGGGAGGAACTGGCGGACGGCCTCGATCACGTAACCGAACGCCAGCAGAAACGCCGACTGCGCGAGCGCGCCGACGGCGATGCGGCGTCGGACTCGCCCGTCGAAGAGTAATCCGCTCGTTGAGCCGAGTGAGAAGTATTTTCGCTTCCCTTCACGTATCACCGCACATGACCGACCGGTACGACGCCATCGTCCTCGGCGTCGGCGGCATGGGAAGTGCGACCGTCGCCCACCTCGCCGCCCGTGGCGTCGACGTGCTCGGTCTCGAGCGCTACGACGTCCCACACGACCACGGCTCGTCACACGGCTACACGCGCCGTTTCACGTTCACCGACGCCGACGACCCGGCTGCTGTCCCGCTGCTCCAGCGAGCCGAACAACTCTGGACGGCCCTCGAGGACGACCACGCCCGGCAGTTGTTCTACCGGACCGGTTCGATCGACGCCGGTCCAGCCGATGGCTCTCTTCTCGAGAACGCGGTAGCCGCCTGCGAGGACCTCGGCCGCGAGTACGAACGTCTCTCGAGTACGGAACTATCCGATCGGTATCCGGAATACGACCTCCCGCCCGAGTACGAGGCGATCTACCAGCCCGATGGCGGCTTTCTGGACCCGGAAGCGTGTCTCGTCGCTCACGTCGAGCGCGCACACCGCGAGGGAGCCACGATTCGTGCCCGCGAGCGAGTCGTCGACTGGTCGCCGACGGGAGACGGCGTCCGCGTCGAAACCGACTACGACGCCTACGAGTCCGATCACCTCGTGATCACCGCGGGCGCGTGGACAGCCCGGTTCGTCGACGCGCTCGAGGGAATCGCGGTACCGGAACGGCAGGTCGTCGCCCGATTCCAGCCCGACGAACCCGCTCGGTTCGAACCGAATCAGTTCCCCGTCTGGAACCTCGAGACGCCTGACGGCCGGTTCTACGGCGGTCCCGTTCACCGCGTCCCTGGCCTCGAGTTCGGCCGTCACCACCACCGCGAGGAAACCGTCGACCCCGACGCGTTCGAACGAGAACCCACCCAGGCGGACGAACGGTTCCTGCGCGAGTTCGCCGAGGAGTACCTCCCCGCCGGGACGGGACCGACACTACACATGGACACCTGCCTGTATACGAACACACCGGACGAGCAGTTCGTCCTCGATACGCTGCCGGACGACTCACAGGTCGTGGTCGGCGCCGGATTCTCGGGTCGCGGTTTCGCGTTCGCCAGCGTCGTCGGCGAAATCATCGCCGACCTGGCCGTCGACGGCGAAACGGACCACGAGATCGAGCCGTTCTCGCTGGACCGGTTCTAGAAGAGTTCCACTTCCTCGTCCCGTTCGCTGTCGGAAGACTCTACACTCGAGTCGTCCGTCTCTTCCCGGTCGCTGGATTCCGCTGTCCGTGTATCTTCGTCGGGTCCTCGCTCGCTGTCCGGTCCGACTCCGACGTGCTCGAGCCACGAATCGACCACCGACCGGAGTTCGTCCAAACGGTCGCCGAAATCCGCCTCATCCACCGTCTCACCGCCGGATCGCAGGGCACCGGCCGACTGGAAGAACCGGAACTCGGTGTCGTCGGCCCCGTCGTCCTCGAGCACCGACTCGAGCGTCGGCGGGTCGTAGACGTACGCCGTTCCCTCGTGGCGGACGACGTATCGCTCGGTCCGACGATCGAAGACGATCCCGGTGCCGACGTCGATCCCGAACCCTGCGAGATCGGCGAGCGTGTCGACGGTTGCGTACTCGGCGGTCGGTTTTCCGTCTTCCTCGCCTGCTTCGTCCTCGTTCGCACTCTTTTCCCCGTCGCTCTCGCCTTCGCCGAACTCGAGTTCCGATACGGGGAGTCGGGCAGTCGTAATCACCTCGTCGAACCGCTCGCGGTCCTCCTGGTAGGTCAGCCACTCGCGTTCCGCCGGCGACGGGTCCGAGAGTCGTCTCGAGGCGACGACCAGGCCGATGACACCACCCAGTCCGACCACGAGGAGCAACGGGCCACCGACGGACCGAACCGGTCCGACGGGTGCGGTCGAAGTTACCGTTTCGTACTCCTCGTCGTGGCTTTCGTCGTATGCGCCTGCTCCCGCGTCGTCGACCGCGTAGGTGCTTCCGCTGTACTCGATCGGCACCCGGTACTGGTCGGCCGCGGTTCGGTAGTCCCCGTCGATCTCTCCTTCGATCTCGCGTTCGATCTCGAGGACGATCTCGGTCTCGCCGGGGCTGGCCCCGAGGTCGGCTTCGATCTCGTCGATCGCCGCCGCGACCTCGGTGACGTCGACGGTGAAGGCTGCGGTGACGCGTTCGTCCGGATCGACGTTCGCCTCGCTGACCGACGCGAGCGACTCTCGCTGGCTCCAGTAGACGGTCCCGTCCCCGTCACCGGGTTCGACGGCTCGATACGCGAGGTCGACGGAGACGTCCACGTCTACGTTCCGGGCGCTGTCGGCCTCGTACCCGCCGGTGAACTCGCCGTCTAGCTCCGGCGCGATCGACGTATAGTACAGCGGTTCGTCCTCGAGAACGGTGCCGTTCGCGTAGACCGCCGTCAGTTCGGTCACCGTCGCCTCGTGTGACAGCGTGCCTGTCGCGGTCCATGCGTCCTCCAGTCGCTGATCCGTCTCCTCGGGAGGTGCGGCGTAGGCGCCGTAACTCAACCAGCCACCGAGTACGACGAGAAGGACGAACCCGACGAGCAGTTCCGTCCGGTACTCCGCGAGCAGCGCACGGAGTTGCAGCTGTCGCTTTACGGCCGATCCCCCTCGCCCCGTATCGGTCGTGTCGATCGAGTCCATGGTCAGTTTCGCCTCCGAAGATTCGATCGCGTCTTCTTCCGCCGATTTCGGACCCTCTTCGTTCGGGTGCGCGGATCCGCCGGTCCGAGCAGTCGCCGTCCGAGCCAGTAGAACCCGCCCCCGAGCAGCGAGACGATGGCCACGAACGGCGTCCAAGGGTGGAGGTCGTACAGTGCATCCAGCACCGGCAACGGCAGGAGATACAGGAATCGATACTCGGTGACGTAGGCCGGATAGTAGCCGGTTTCTTCGGGTGCCGTGACGGTGAGCGTCACGTCTTCGGTCTCCCGTGGGCCGACGGTCACCGGCCCGACGCCCCCGTCGACGGTCTCGCTTTCCGATTCGACGTAGGCGACGACCGGGACGACTCCACCGTTGGGTATCGGATGGGGCGTCTCGGCAGTCGTACCCTGCTCGATTATCAGCGACTGATCGGAGTCGAACTCCGCGCTGACGACATCGTAGGAGTGAGTGCCGGCGGGCGCGAGCATCGCCGCCGACGCAGCGACGACCACGACCAGGGCGAACGTTCCCGCGAGCACGCGCGGATCGATACCGTCGTCGCGGTCGTCTTCGATCGACGACCGTCGGGACGGCTGACGTCGCTCCCGAACCGTCTCGAGACCATAGAGGAGAAGCGACACTGCAAGGAGCAGGTAGGCGACTCCCGACGTCCCGAGAAACACACGGAAACCGAGCGTGGCCGCGAGCCAGCGCTGGACGCCCTCGAGTGTCTCGCCGACGGTCATCACCGCGGTTCCGAGACTCGGAATCGTGACGACCTCGTTGTTTACCTGCAGGGCAGTCGCGACGATCTGACCGTCCTGGACAGGTGGCTCGTCCCCGTCCTGGTCCGTGAACGGGTTCGCGTCACCCCGGGTCACGTACCCCTGTCCCGTCTCGTCGACGATCCGGTGGGTAGTCAACCCGCCACCCTCGATCTCTTCGGCCTCGAAGACGACGACGTCGCCGCTCTCGGGCGGTCCAGTCAGTTCACTGGGGATTGCCACGAACCCGTCACCCGTCTCGATCGTCGGCTCCATGCTGCCCGTCTCGACGAACCCGAGCAGAATCGGCTGTCCCAGAAGCTGGCCGGCGACCAGCGCGACGAGCACGACGAGGAGGAGTCCCTGGACCCCCTTCCCCACCCCCTGCCGGATCATTCGTTACCACGTGGCCCAACCATGTTCCATTATTTGTAAGTTGTGGAGAGTGATCAGTCCGAGAATCGATCGAACGTGTTCGCCAAACGTCCCGATCGGTCATCGTAACGAGACCACGGAAAGCCGACTCTGTACTGGTCGCGGGAACGCAGGATCGTCCGGAGTGAACCACCCGAACGAACCACTCCCTCGAGTTGGGATACCGGCCACGTTCGCTATCCTCGACGCGTTACCGTGGTCGGCCGCTCGAATCCACGTTCGGCCCCAGATCGCCTTACTCGGCGTGGTCCTCCCCGTCGACAGCCGTCACCCACACCCGCAGTTCGGAGACGAGATCGCGTTCCTGGTCCAGGCCGTCGACGTCGTAGTCGACGTAGAGGTAGGTGAGATCCCGACGCTCGACGACGTAGGTCCGGGACTCGTCTTGCTCGCGGTAGCTGATCGTGTCCGTCTCGAGGTCGCCGTCGGCACTGGCTCGCGTGATCGAGAGCCGATCACCGACGGCAGGAAGCGCGAGTCCATCAGCGTCGTAGACCGCATCGAGGAGTTCCTCCGATCCCGACTCGAAAATATACAGCGAAATGCGGTCGCTCGTCGGTTCGATAGCCGGCTCGAGCCGGCTGTCTTGCTGTTCGAAAGCTCGTTTGTGCGTCCATTTCCGTTCGTCCGATTCACGATCTCGGTCCTGTGTGGGTTCCATGACTGTCTCTCTCCGTGATTTGGCCGCGGTTCGCCGTCGTCTCGCCGATAGTTCCCCGACGAGTCAGATCGATAGCTGTGGCGTCCAGTTCCAGCGCCGAATCAGGGGAGTGGAACCGGAGCCGATGCGAGTGCACTCCCTCACTTTCGCGCTGTCGCCGCCTCGTCTCTCCACCCCCTCCCCAGTTGGTGGTCGTCGCCCGAATCTTGCGGTCGACACTGAGACAGCGACGGGGGACAACGGGACGTCACCGAAGGCGGGTGATCGGGTGTGGTGTGGGGCAGATCCGGCAGCCGCGACGTTCCCGTCGCGACGTACCGTCTCTCGCACGACCACGCCGTCCCCCGACGACGAGGCGTGCGAGTTCGTCAGGCGACGTCACGTTCCCCGTCTGGACGCAGGCAAGCGGAGCCCATTGTAATACGGCTGTTGACCGGACTTCGACGGGAGTCAACGACGGATTCGGCACTGGCTAGATAAGAGTTTGAGGAACGAGCAGGTGGCGGGAAGAAGAGTTCATAAACTCGCCAACCTGTTCAGAGAGCGTTAAACTGTGAGAAAACTACGACGAACAAAGAACGAGTGATTATTCTGGCTCGATCGGTTTCGGCCCGCGAACCGAGTCAGCACTATCTGATTCGGTAGAAAACCCGTCGAAATCGGTCTCTTCGGCCCGAACCGGGATTTCGACTGTTTCTCCGAACGGTTCGTCGACGTCGGTCGTATCGATGCGGATGCCGAGCCCGACTGCTTCGCCTTTGGGAACGAAGACCGACTGGTCCTCGACTAGATCGTTGATTTCACCAGTTGGTTCGAATGTATCGGGATCTAATTCTTCGACGATAACCCGTACTTCCGCGTCCGAATCGACGTCGTCGGGCTGCTGAATGAGGACGTCACTCGTTCCCTGATTCTGGGCGACAAACATCGAGGTGTAGTTCCCCTCCGCATCCGATCCGGCTGGACGGCCGAGGAACTCGTACGTGCTCTCGATCGCGACGCCGTCGCCGTCGACGCCCTCGACTGCATCATCGAACGAGAATTCGATGGCTCCCGACGACGTATCCGTCGTGGCGTACGGCATCCAGTCCTGATCGAAGTAATCGTCCGTCGCCTCCAAACGGAGGTACGCTTCCGAATCATTCGTAACGCGTACGTCAGCGTCGCGGTCTGCGGTCAGCGATGTGAACGCGCCTGTCCCAACTGCAGCG contains:
- a CDS encoding 30S ribosomal protein S6e, with the protein product MASFTVVVGDPDSGMTYQLEAEEQDANRFIGKSIGEEVEGDAVGLDGYTLEITGGSDEAGRPLNGDVPGANLKEVLMSERQTGYHPSRDGERRRITVRGRELSDAVAQVNASIVERGSTDVDELLGEDDE
- a CDS encoding TetR/AcrR family transcriptional regulator, which produces MTDPDVRDAIMKATYEAVCEYGYTDLTAQDIADRTDKSKSLLFYHYDSKEDLVADFVDYLVEWFGDRFEETEELPPTQRLATFVDWFLYGSTDADERQSIHTAMLEIRTQAPHNEQYREQLRRSDDLLREILEEILRDGIEAGEFEDHDPEETAALLIATLDGARIRQLTLERDDYVEQVRSAIVSRIFADILADGVSFPADSPAVDELDRSANTSISDAIDDPSDEASRQ
- a CDS encoding polyprenyl synthetase family protein; amino-acid sequence: MSEHTLSTETEHTGTASPQLASPVRRIVSDSVPPQSRSVPATLCTVAAEIAAGSTADSSDPSAEIVDPVVSAVTSLEGYVRIRHDLVATNRYAAETDERDAALLASDYLHAAAYAAVDDAPISDRRSIELYRILTGGSTALSRGFLEWGDTGTDADTDDDHQRSRPTAILAGVAAELGATALGATNETRSATKNYGRSLGSALAIRSSSSDPIDDVHGLTARILSGHTSSSETDGRSVHQDGIESRSSSSAIVPAPVERHLEQARETLERLEAAADVGLERSDGDETGLTAGRSPSPLDRLERATRVPFQTIEL
- a CDS encoding SHOCT domain-containing protein is translated as MGRLGTLLLKGIGVFVLAFIVLSVIATIVGIAFSIVATIFSILVTVVVLGLFALAVLGLVSLLRSESSAGRTSDVDVPSSDRSRKDPQSRLRDQYVAGELSEAEFERELDRMLERDDTADRSGIDRSRDLDRTKR
- a CDS encoding MBL fold metallo-hydrolase, whose translation is MDVEFLGGAREIGRSAILVDDSLLLDFGMDSGNPPSFPIDEVDPEAVVVSHGHLDHVGSIPTLLSGDARPTIHWTRPTNELTGVLARDTLRLHGGTYDCPFTETEVARLAQVSETHGYRDPFEAAGYEVTFFDAGHVPGSAHVLIDDGDTRLLYTGDFHTEEQRLLSGTTARPDADVVICESTYSDVSRPPREEIEAEFVESIEETIWGGGTVVVPAFAIGRTQEVLCLCEEHDLECYVDGMGKRVTEIFLREGNREFLRDPDLLRRAKGNARFVDGRDGQRKRIAEQNTVIVTTSGMLHGGPAMTYVPAIRSHPANKIAMTGYQVEGTPGRELLETGSAVIDDRSMRVSAQVEQYDFSAHADREGLLDFLDAYHDSEVLVNHGDRCEAFAEELRADGFDASAPELGERLEV
- a CDS encoding flavodoxin domain-containing protein, translated to MATVLVAYGSSEGQTETVAERIVEVLETEGLDATLVDLKRRSGAFEPATVDSIVVGASIHAGSHQQYVADFVRDHRSTLNRCPSAFFSLSLSAASEDAEAQATADDLLEEFLEETGWNPDGTLAVAGALKYSEYGFFKRFVMRWIGGRASGDTDTSRDYEYTDWDEVESFARQFATLIRTDA
- a CDS encoding BAR domain-containing protein, giving the protein MTTDPDDLELSDEEADALHHMQLGIEYVHRAYGSLLEFHHQLGHAMDRMSDAEDELRAAGHEEWADSLQNDHLPAGAISDQWTFELVEEFSTEFMDDVVAFEDAVREELADGLDHVTERQQKRRLRERADGDAASDSPVEE
- the solA gene encoding N-methyl-L-tryptophan oxidase — encoded protein: MTDRYDAIVLGVGGMGSATVAHLAARGVDVLGLERYDVPHDHGSSHGYTRRFTFTDADDPAAVPLLQRAEQLWTALEDDHARQLFYRTGSIDAGPADGSLLENAVAACEDLGREYERLSSTELSDRYPEYDLPPEYEAIYQPDGGFLDPEACLVAHVERAHREGATIRARERVVDWSPTGDGVRVETDYDAYESDHLVITAGAWTARFVDALEGIAVPERQVVARFQPDEPARFEPNQFPVWNLETPDGRFYGGPVHRVPGLEFGRHHHREETVDPDAFEREPTQADERFLREFAEEYLPAGTGPTLHMDTCLYTNTPDEQFVLDTLPDDSQVVVGAGFSGRGFAFASVVGEIIADLAVDGETDHEIEPFSLDRF